Part of the Benincasa hispida cultivar B227 chromosome 12, ASM972705v1, whole genome shotgun sequence genome is shown below.
aaatattatattcatttcTTATGTAATTTTAGACCAATTTCTATTTCcatgattatatgaatttctaaattttcaaatgaatgtACCAATTACTTTTTTTCAGATGGATGATTGcattatgatttttaaattttgggaaagattaaattttgcaaaaagaaaaaataggtaatatatgaaaaatatataaaatctcgatATTAATCTGCTCGATAATTCACCGATCTTAATGTTAATCTGccatatttttcatattttaccttttttttctttttttgaaaattttaatccTTCCAaagatttaaaaatcaaaatcaatcacGTGAGAtccataaaaaaattcatttgggTAGTTGGTAAATTGATTTGGAAATTAGAAATTTGgctaaagatttaaaaaaaaatcaagtaagattttgatataatatttggtaaatataatcgaatttaaagaaaatttgaaaatatataagatttaggaaaatcacataatattttgaaaaatttactAGAATCTCAATCTAATCTCGCCCGATATGTATCGAGAAAGGcccaaaaggaaaaaacaactgataagttagaaaaagctaatttttttttaactaaatctcgGTGGTCGGTCTCGCCCAAGATGAACTGAGAAAAGCTATTTGaacgaatttttaaaaatggtacTAATTTTGTAATGTGAAAACTTAAATGTGTTATTTCTaactattttctaaaattaagagCCAAAATGGTAGATCAAATGAACTATCTTTCAGCATGTAGATTTTAGAAAGTtacacaatttttttaaaaagaaaatattcaatTTGGTTGACTAAACTCAATGTTATGGTCTCAAAAAGTTTAGAGAATAATACCAATTTGGTCCctatttaagtttaaattagATCATTTAAGCTTTCAAGAGCAGTTGAAGTtcatattcttaaaaaaaaatccgtTTAGTTTATAAACAGGGTTAAAAAGCATACGAAAAGAACATATGAAAATGAGAGATCATTTAAAccctgtttggtaaccatttagagtttattttataaccatttggttttttatttttttgtttttgaaaattaagcctatagatactatttctacctccaaatttcttcatttgttatctacttttaccaaaagccaaattttgaaaactaaaaaaaatagcttttaaatttttggttttttagaacttcgctaagaattcaaccatcatacttaataaaaatgtaaatcatggtaacaaaatgaagaggaaatagacttaattttcaaaaacaaaaaaccaacaaGAAAATAGTTACGAAACTAAGACTtaattaaaatagattttgtAATGAGAGAGATGTGGTCAAAATACGAtcttaggatcacatcatacaATCTTAGGGTTGCAAATCTTAGTAAATAAAACATATTGATAATTGATAGTATATCACTTCTTGAACAAGACAACCATACAAATTAACTTTAAGGTAAAAGTAGCTATATCATTCATTATCTTCCCTTTAtcaaaaaaaatatggaaaactATCAATtcattaatgcccaaaaacaaataaaatggaGTATTCACAGaatttgtatatatgtaaaatgCAATTTGGAATGAgtaaaatgtcaagtaaaagagACCATATAGGAAGCATGTAGGCCCACACAGCAACTCAATAAAGTACGGGAATTAGATGTGTTGAAGAACCAAACAAGGTTGGTGGTGTAAGCTATGTGATAGAAAAAGTACATAGGAGACGGACTCAtcacgaacaaaactttatctCCTTCTCCAATACCCCCCATTATGCATTCATTTTTCTGCACCACATACttcttataaaatttatattttttctttagtaAATTCAAATATGCCCTAAGAAATGAGGAGGAATAACATTCTACTTCAAAAATATGCCATCATCGTAAGAAATGAAGAGGAAATACACTTAACTCTctaaaaacgaaatggttacgatcttagttttcaaaattcgaCGAAAACGTTGATGTAGAtaacaaagtaagaaatttatAGATGGAAAGAGTGTTTATGGACTTGAACAAAATCGGGATAAACAAACCTTTAACAAAATCAAGATAAACATACACACGAGTATGGAACAAAAATTGTATTCAAAACGGATATTATTAACACTACCTAAGACTAAGAGGAGTTTGGATTTCATTAGTGATTACCTCTGTGGAGAAAACAATTTCCCTTCTGGCAGATTTGAACAAGGCCCCCGTTTTTGTTACAACAACACAGACTGTTGCAGAAGAAAGAAACAAATATAATTTCAGAAACTTTAGGACTTTTCTTTTACATAAAACTGCAGAAGGAAGAAGACGAGTTATTTATTAATTACCATACTCAGTTGGCAACACAACTAAGTCAGAGAGGGTGTTTATGAATTCAGCTGAACGAATTGCAAAAAAAACTCTGAGATCAATTGGGTTGATATCAACGTTGTGAGGACGTGCCAATAACAATGCAGAGTATTgcaaatatccagaatctgaaATCAATATTAACAATTAAGAAGATGAACTGGTGTTAGAATTGTATCAAACATCCAAAATTACAGACCAGATAAAAGGTTTCATATGCGGTCAATAATAGCATCCAATAATCAATCAAAATTGGGGAAATCGTCCTCAACCAAGAAATGAACAGAATGGAAAAGAAATCATCGCAAAAGCAACTATTCAATCAAAACAAGTTTCAATCAAAGTTACAGATCGGAAAGTTATCGTCCTCAATTCAAGAAATTGCCGTAATGACGACATTTAGTTCAGTTAGAATCGAGATTTTTGGAAAAGAGACCACCGAACTCAAGACACAACCACGATTCTGGatattagaaagaaaaaaattcggAAATGACCTAATATCGTTAAATCGAGGATTGAATCAAACTTACAAAGCAGAGAAAAACCATCCGCAGTTCAAGAAACCGCCGCAACAACGACATTCAGTTCAATTGGAGTAAAGATTCATCGAGAAAGAAACCACCGAACACATAACACAACAACGATTCTGGAGATTAGAAAAGGAAATTCCGGAAATGATCGAGGATTCCATCAAAATTACAGAGCAGAGAGAGAAATCATACTGAATCAAGAAATCAACAGAGCCACAAGaatcaattcaatttgaaaaaggTAGAGAGCGATGTACTTACGAGGATCCTCAAATTTGACGGGGGCGAGGGCATTGTGCCTGTTGAGAAGAAGGGTAACGGAAAGATCATCGCTGTACATATTGGAAATATTAGTGGTAAAGAGTTTAAGGTAAAAATTGGCACGATATGCATTGAACTCGCCGACGGGATGAAACTGAAAGGAAGTGAAGAATGAAGGCAACAATCGAAGCGCTGCAACGAAGGAATAGCGAGTAGGAAGAACGATTATGGACAAATTTCGGTTGGTGCATTTGATATCAGCAGCATCGCAGAGGGTAGCCATTGGCAACAGGGCCAGCCTTAGGTCATTCACTCTATCAACGCGAATGGTGAACATGGCGACAGGCAACGCTCGCTGAGAGACGAAATGAGTGTTTGATCAAATTGGCGGGCAAACAATAATCGCCCTTTCAATTCCTATCTCTATTtataattttcctttaattttttatttttttgcattGTGAAATTTCAATGGATTTCTAGatttatatatgattttttggcacaatattatatatatgaagtattggaatttgaaaagtttaatattttaaacatgCAAAAACATATAATATGTGATAATGAGTAAGAGACGTGTCGAACTTATGTTATTTTATCGTAGGTGATCCTATTGGAGCTTAGTATGAACGAGATTTGGAAAACACAATATATCTTTTCTGGAAGAGTACCGATAGTAAGGGAGATTTGGCTAGGTTCCTTTCAATTAATGTTGATATTCTCTGTGATGGCAGTTCTTATTATAGCTATCACGAATACGGGACTTGGATCTTTAATCtagttttttcaaatgaattgaACAAGGTTGTGATGATTCCTTGGCAAAATATGGGAGGCAAGGAATAGATTGGTCTTTCATATGCACCTCGCAATTGCGAAGACTATTAGTGATTCAATTGGAAGACAAATTCTTGAGCTCCGACAAGAGAAGGCGAGATCCGGTTGTAAAGTTGATTATGTTGATGTCTGCCCTTTAGAGAAAGACGAAGGGAACAAGAATTTGGGTTTTTCCATTTTACGAACTTGATATTGATAAATCCGCAAATTTAGAATGTGTTGGTGTTGGGTTAGTTGGGCTTCAAAACTAAGGCCCAAAATTTCAAGATCTTTTCTTTGAAAGAAGCTGAAAGGTGTAGAAAGGAATGGTTGTCCTTCAGCCAGGTTATTTCTCACTTCGTTTTTGCAAAATGATGTAATGGCCACGATAAAGTTGAATCTAAGCAAAGTAGAACAGGAGAGAGAATGAGCTAAAATTCTCTAATGATGGTAGACGAAGATCCAAGGGAAATGAACGCCCATGCAATCACAGTAgaagcaaggaagaagaagaagaaacacaagAATTTACATGGTTGAGCAAaatgcctacatccacgggagGAGTTGTTTCAGATTTTTAGAGAAATCTTTGAAATATAGATAAGTTTCTCACTCTAATGACTCTCTTATGTTCTCTTTGAAAT
Proteins encoded:
- the LOC120067978 gene encoding uncharacterized protein LOC120067978 isoform X1 — encoded protein: MFTIRVDRVNDLRLALLPMATLCDAADIKCTNRNLSIIVLPTRYSFVAALRLLPSFFTSFQFHPVGEFNAYRANFYLKLFTTNISNMYSDDLSVTLLLNRHNALAPVKFEDPHSGYLQYSALLLARPHNVDINPIDLRVFFAIRSAEFINTLSDLVVLPTEYVCVVVTKTGALFKSARREIVFSTEKNECIMGGIGEGDKVLFVMSPSPMYFFYHIAYTTNLVWFFNTSNSRTLLSCCVGLHASYMVSFT
- the LOC120067978 gene encoding uncharacterized protein LOC120067978 isoform X2; translated protein: MFTIRVDRVNDLRLALLPMATLCDAADIKCTNRNLSIIVLPTRYSFVAALRLLPSFFTSFQFHPVGEFNAYRANFYLKLFTTNISNMYSDDLSVTLLLNRHNALAPVKFEDPHSGYLQYSALLLARPHNVDINPIDLRVFFAIRSAEFINTLSDLVVLPTEYVCVVVTKTGALFKSARREIVFSTEDFLYGKSLPSFRALCLREVLRKFQIEVQNKGKERKEVVCWSQLLWI